In one Aeromicrobium erythreum genomic region, the following are encoded:
- a CDS encoding LysR family transcriptional regulator, translating into MEIRTLTSFVAVVDAGTVSAAAERVRVTQPALSRQLRQLERELGVDLFERVAGRLVLSAAGRSLLPLARDVLASAETLRTAARVQAEGGLDRVTIAAPATTLADVVSPFLASLRDDDPTPSVVETAALDVDDAMRRGADLVVTTRRPRRPLRSAALPELPVWAYVRADHAWADRSSVGLAELLEHDVVTVPPTFAARQVLDTAVEREQRWPASLVEASSGTVAQALAAAGRGVAVVSDDVRYGLRGLRVRSGGADLAVRLFVAWSSTHPAEASLAALAERLRTFVVAAYPDETRATGVTPAR; encoded by the coding sequence ATGGAGATCCGGACGCTCACGTCCTTCGTCGCCGTCGTCGACGCGGGCACCGTGAGCGCGGCCGCCGAGCGGGTGCGCGTCACGCAGCCCGCCCTCTCGCGCCAGCTCCGCCAGCTCGAGCGCGAGCTCGGCGTCGACCTCTTCGAGCGCGTGGCCGGACGGCTCGTGCTGTCCGCCGCGGGACGCAGCCTCCTGCCGCTGGCCCGCGACGTGCTGGCGTCGGCCGAGACGCTGCGCACCGCCGCCCGCGTGCAGGCCGAGGGCGGCCTCGACCGGGTCACCATCGCGGCGCCGGCCACGACGCTCGCCGACGTCGTCTCGCCGTTCCTCGCCAGCCTGCGCGACGACGACCCCACGCCGTCCGTCGTCGAGACGGCCGCGCTCGACGTCGACGACGCGATGCGCCGCGGTGCCGACCTCGTCGTCACCACCCGTCGCCCCCGTCGTCCGCTCCGCTCGGCGGCGCTGCCCGAGCTCCCGGTGTGGGCGTACGTGCGAGCTGACCACGCGTGGGCCGACCGCAGCAGCGTGGGGCTGGCCGAGCTGCTCGAGCACGACGTCGTCACCGTGCCGCCGACGTTCGCCGCGCGTCAGGTGCTCGACACGGCCGTCGAGCGCGAGCAGCGCTGGCCGGCCTCGCTCGTGGAGGCGAGCAGCGGCACGGTGGCGCAGGCGCTCGCGGCGGCCGGGCGCGGGGTGGCCGTCGTGTCCGACGACGTCCGGTACGGCCTGCGGGGCCTGCGCGTGCGCTCCGGCGGGGCCGACCTCGCGGTGCGGCTGTTCGTGGCCTGGTCGTCCACGCACCCCGCCGAGGCGTCGCTGGCCGCGCTGGCCGAGCGGCTGCGCACGTTCGTCGTCGCCGCCTACCCCGACGAGACGAGGGCCACGGGGGTCACGCCAGCACGGTGA
- a CDS encoding cache domain-containing protein: MTDRTPVPTPTPTPVGLGACVEAVEALFHPLLHSLRESGDALAPLFDGDVSAARVLDAVRPHALEVLADAHTVGAGFVVSPGLLTDEEYLLAWWQGDDQGRIPDSIALVQSTDYSRQEWFRTPQRSHASHVTGPYIDYVCTDEFMLTSTVPVERDGRMLGVMGADVLAETVERTLLDTFRAAHATLVNDHDRVVLSSQVHLFAGEPVDRDAFGTHVPCAGLPFTVLA; this comes from the coding sequence ATGACCGACCGCACCCCCGTCCCCACGCCCACCCCCACCCCTGTCGGCCTCGGCGCGTGCGTCGAGGCCGTCGAGGCGCTGTTCCACCCGCTGCTGCACAGCCTGCGCGAGAGCGGCGACGCGCTCGCGCCCCTGTTCGACGGCGACGTCTCCGCCGCGCGGGTCCTCGACGCCGTCCGTCCGCACGCGCTCGAGGTGCTCGCCGACGCGCACACCGTCGGCGCCGGGTTCGTCGTCTCCCCCGGCCTGCTGACCGACGAGGAGTACCTGCTGGCCTGGTGGCAGGGCGACGACCAGGGGCGCATCCCCGACTCGATCGCCCTCGTGCAGTCGACCGACTACAGCCGCCAGGAGTGGTTCCGCACGCCGCAGCGCAGCCACGCGTCGCACGTGACGGGCCCCTACATCGACTACGTCTGCACCGACGAGTTCATGCTCACCTCGACCGTCCCCGTCGAGCGCGACGGTCGGATGCTCGGCGTCATGGGGGCCGACGTGCTCGCCGAGACGGTCGAGCGCACGTTGCTCGACACCTTCCGCGCGGCGCACGCCACGCTCGTCAACGACCACGACCGCGTCGTGCTGTCCTCGCAGGTGCACCTGTTCGCGGGCGAGCCCGTCGACCGCGACGCGTTCGGCACGCACGTGCCGTGCGCGGGCCTGCCGTTCACCGTGCTGGCGTGA
- a CDS encoding FadR/GntR family transcriptional regulator, translated as MAAVRRRSTRARTAVFAPIGDLGRAVRVEQRLAQAIRSGILEDGERLPSESELAAMLGVATVTAREALVSLRAQGLVTTTRGRGGGSFVTRPVGAADEMLERRVAAMTRVDIADHGIHYATVLSGCAELAAERANVEEVEDLREILPDPGTTDATTLRAADTELHLAVAALSHSAHLAREVMRLEMELGALLRLGLRDPDRQAELREHHAALLAAIAAHDGNEARALVRRRVRRLLGELAELHARIR; from the coding sequence ATGGCCGCCGTCCGACGCCGCTCGACCCGAGCGCGCACGGCCGTGTTCGCGCCCATCGGCGACCTGGGGCGTGCCGTGCGCGTCGAGCAGCGGCTCGCGCAGGCCATCCGCTCGGGGATCCTGGAGGACGGCGAGCGGCTGCCGAGCGAGTCGGAGCTGGCGGCGATGCTCGGCGTCGCCACGGTCACCGCCCGCGAGGCGCTCGTGTCGCTGCGTGCGCAGGGACTCGTCACGACGACGCGGGGGCGCGGCGGCGGCTCCTTCGTCACCCGTCCGGTCGGCGCGGCCGACGAGATGCTGGAGCGGCGCGTCGCGGCGATGACCCGCGTCGACATCGCCGACCACGGCATCCACTACGCGACCGTCCTCAGCGGCTGCGCCGAGCTCGCCGCGGAGCGTGCGAACGTGGAGGAGGTCGAGGACCTCCGCGAGATCCTCCCCGACCCGGGCACGACCGACGCGACCACCCTCCGCGCCGCCGACACCGAGCTGCACCTCGCCGTCGCCGCGCTCTCGCACTCCGCGCACCTCGCCCGTGAGGTGATGCGTCTGGAGATGGAGCTCGGGGCCCTGCTGCGGCTCGGGCTGCGCGACCCCGACCGGCAGGCGGAGCTGCGCGAGCACCACGCGGCCCTGCTGGCCGCGATCGCCGCGCACGACGGGAACGAGGCACGCGCGCTCGTGCGCCGGCGCGTCCGACGACTCCTCGGCGAGCTCGCCGAGCTGCACGCGAGGATCAGGTGA
- a CDS encoding ABC transporter ATP-binding protein — protein sequence MSSTGTTPAIRLTGLQKHFGDVRAVDGVDLEIADGEFFSMLGPSGSGKTTVLRLVAGFEQPTGGTVELAGRDVTGTAPFERDVNTVFQDYALFPHMSVLENVAYGLRVRGVGKAERRSRAREALATVRLDHVADRRPTQLSGGQRQRVALARAVVVRPKVLLLDEPLGALDLKLREQMQVELKQLQRELGITFVFVTHDQEEALTLSDRVAVFNDGRIVQLGSPQEVYERPVDEYVASFVGTSNLFDAEAARAVLGRDGRYALRPEKIHLAAEPDAGAATPEHDRVRGVVAETIYLGIGRRVVVDTEHGARLVVLEPSTAPAAVERGDQVVASWRHADLVTLA from the coding sequence ATGAGCAGCACCGGCACCACCCCCGCGATCCGCCTGACCGGGCTCCAGAAGCACTTCGGCGACGTCCGTGCCGTCGATGGCGTCGACCTCGAGATCGCCGACGGCGAGTTCTTCTCGATGCTCGGACCGTCCGGGTCGGGCAAGACCACGGTGCTGCGTCTCGTGGCCGGCTTCGAGCAGCCGACCGGCGGCACGGTGGAGCTCGCCGGTCGCGACGTCACCGGCACGGCGCCCTTCGAGCGCGACGTCAACACCGTCTTCCAGGACTACGCGCTCTTCCCGCACATGAGCGTGCTCGAGAACGTCGCGTACGGGCTGCGCGTGCGCGGGGTCGGCAAGGCCGAGCGTCGCAGCCGCGCCCGCGAGGCCCTCGCGACCGTGCGCCTCGACCACGTCGCCGACCGTCGACCGACCCAGCTCTCCGGCGGGCAGCGCCAGCGCGTCGCCCTCGCCCGCGCGGTGGTCGTCCGTCCCAAGGTCCTGCTGCTCGACGAGCCCCTCGGCGCCCTCGACCTCAAGCTCCGCGAGCAGATGCAGGTCGAGCTGAAGCAGCTCCAGCGCGAGCTCGGCATCACCTTCGTCTTCGTGACGCACGACCAGGAGGAGGCGCTCACGCTGAGCGACCGGGTCGCCGTGTTCAACGACGGCCGCATCGTGCAGCTCGGCAGCCCCCAGGAGGTCTACGAGCGGCCCGTCGACGAGTACGTCGCCTCGTTCGTCGGCACCTCGAACCTGTTCGACGCCGAGGCTGCGCGCGCCGTCCTCGGCCGCGACGGTCGCTACGCGCTGCGCCCGGAGAAGATCCACCTCGCCGCCGAGCCCGACGCCGGTGCCGCGACCCCGGAGCACGACCGCGTCCGCGGCGTCGTCGCCGAGACCATCTACCTCGGCATCGGCCGCCGCGTCGTCGTCGACACCGAGCACGGGGCCCGCCTCGTCGTCCTCGAGCCGTCGACGGCGCCCGCCGCCGTCGAGCGGGGCGACCAGGTCGTCGCCTCCTGGCGTCACGCCGACCTCGTGACGCTCGCCTGA
- a CDS encoding ABC transporter substrate-binding protein, which translates to MIPTTRRGRVGALAAAVTCSLALAACGGGGSDDAATEAPTKLGKNEGQVSILAWPGYVEDGSNDPDADWVTDFEKETGCKVTSKVYGTSDEAFNLAKSGDYDVVAASGDLTLRMVAAKAAAEVNTDLVPNYAKVFDFLKDQEWNTVDGKNYGVPHGYGANLLMYNSDVVKDEPTSWDVVFDKGAQYKGKVTAYDSPIYIADAAMYLMAKQPELKIENPYALDEKQLAAAVDLLKEQRANVGEYWSDYLKEASAFKTGDSVVGTTWQVIANTIDQDNVKTTVPEEGVTGWNDTWMIAAKAKHPNCAYAWLNHIEDPETNAQATEYFGESPNSEEACEFASEGFCETYHAGDKAYSDKIWYWRTPIEQCLDGRTDVTCTDYSDWTKAWTEIKG; encoded by the coding sequence ATGATCCCCACGACCAGGAGAGGACGCGTCGGCGCACTCGCCGCCGCCGTCACCTGCAGCCTCGCCCTCGCCGCCTGTGGCGGGGGTGGCAGCGACGACGCCGCCACCGAGGCACCCACCAAGCTCGGCAAGAACGAGGGCCAGGTCTCGATCCTCGCGTGGCCCGGCTACGTCGAGGACGGCAGCAACGACCCCGACGCCGACTGGGTCACCGACTTCGAGAAGGAGACGGGGTGCAAGGTCACGAGCAAGGTCTACGGCACGTCCGACGAGGCGTTCAACCTCGCCAAGTCCGGCGACTACGACGTCGTCGCCGCGTCCGGCGACCTCACGCTGCGCATGGTCGCCGCCAAGGCCGCGGCCGAGGTCAATACCGACCTCGTGCCCAACTACGCCAAGGTCTTCGACTTCCTGAAGGACCAGGAGTGGAACACCGTGGACGGCAAGAACTACGGCGTGCCGCACGGCTACGGCGCCAACCTGCTGATGTACAACAGCGACGTCGTGAAGGACGAGCCGACGTCGTGGGACGTCGTGTTCGACAAGGGTGCGCAGTACAAGGGCAAGGTCACCGCCTACGACTCGCCCATCTACATCGCCGACGCCGCCATGTACCTCATGGCCAAGCAGCCGGAGCTGAAGATCGAGAACCCGTACGCGCTCGACGAGAAGCAGCTCGCCGCGGCGGTCGACCTCCTCAAGGAGCAGCGCGCCAACGTCGGCGAGTACTGGTCGGACTACCTGAAGGAGGCGTCGGCGTTCAAGACCGGCGACTCGGTGGTCGGCACCACGTGGCAGGTCATCGCGAACACGATCGACCAGGACAACGTCAAGACGACGGTGCCCGAGGAGGGCGTCACCGGCTGGAACGACACCTGGATGATCGCGGCCAAGGCGAAGCACCCGAACTGTGCCTACGCCTGGCTGAACCACATCGAGGACCCGGAGACGAACGCCCAGGCCACCGAGTACTTCGGTGAGTCGCCGAACTCCGAGGAGGCGTGCGAGTTCGCCAGCGAGGGCTTCTGCGAGACGTACCACGCCGGCGACAAGGCCTACTCGGACAAGATCTGGTACTGGCGCACGCCCATCGAGCAGTGCCTCGACGGTCGCACCGACGTGACGTGCACGGACTACTCGGACTGGACCAAGGCCTGGACCGAGATCAAGGGCTGA
- a CDS encoding ABC transporter permease gives MTQPNAPVVAAPSPSGAGAATRRASSFLATRPRLRLGLLLSAPLTWLVLVYVVALAALLVTALWSVDAFTGEIVRGLTLDNLREVATESLYRTVTLRTLGVAALVTVIDVAIALPIAFSMAKVASPRARRMLVVAVLTPLWASYLVKAFAWRSLLSEGGLVDWVLDPFGAHSPGYGLTAVVMTQAYIWLPYVILPIFAGMERVPDALLEAAGDLGASAGTTVRTVVMPLLLPAIVAGSIFSFSLTLGDYISVNIVGGANQMLGNLVYTNVGAANNLPLAAAIALVPIVIMLGYLAAVRRTGALDNL, from the coding sequence GTGACCCAGCCGAACGCGCCCGTGGTGGCCGCTCCGTCCCCCTCCGGGGCCGGGGCGGCCACCCGCCGGGCCTCCTCCTTCCTCGCCACCCGGCCACGGCTGCGGCTCGGCCTCCTCCTCTCCGCACCGCTCACCTGGCTCGTGCTGGTGTACGTCGTCGCGCTCGCGGCCCTGCTCGTCACCGCGCTCTGGTCGGTCGACGCCTTCACCGGCGAGATCGTCCGCGGTCTCACGCTCGACAACCTGCGCGAGGTGGCCACCGAGTCGCTGTACCGCACCGTCACGCTCCGCACGCTCGGCGTCGCGGCGCTCGTGACCGTCATCGACGTCGCGATCGCGCTGCCCATCGCCTTCTCCATGGCCAAGGTGGCCTCGCCGCGCGCTCGACGGATGCTCGTCGTCGCGGTCCTGACCCCGCTGTGGGCGAGCTACCTCGTCAAGGCTTTCGCGTGGCGCTCGCTGCTCAGCGAGGGCGGTCTCGTCGACTGGGTGCTCGACCCGTTCGGCGCGCACAGCCCCGGCTACGGGCTCACGGCCGTCGTCATGACGCAGGCCTACATCTGGCTGCCGTACGTCATCCTGCCGATCTTCGCGGGCATGGAGCGCGTCCCCGACGCGCTGCTCGAGGCCGCGGGCGACCTCGGCGCCTCGGCCGGCACGACGGTCCGCACGGTCGTCATGCCGCTGCTGCTGCCCGCGATCGTCGCCGGCTCGATCTTCAGCTTCTCACTCACGCTGGGCGACTACATCAGCGTCAACATCGTCGGCGGCGCGAACCAGATGCTCGGCAACCTCGTCTACACGAACGTCGGCGCGGCCAACAACCTGCCGCTCGCCGCCGCCATCGCGCTCGTGCCCATCGTCATCATGCTCGGGTACCTCGCGGCGGTCCGTCGCACGGGCGCCCTGGACAACCTCTAG
- a CDS encoding ABC transporter permease, with product MTLSPTSRRALLAVTALVLVLMYAPLLVVVANSFNPDPSMTWPPDGFTTEWWVRAFHSAGARDAVLTSVEVALASTAVALVLGTLMAFALQRFRFFGRNTVNLLVILPIALPGIVTGVALNNAFRGILAIELGVATLVVAHATFCIVTVFNNVVARLRRMGGNLEEASADLGAGLWTTFRLVTFPQLRSALLAGGLLAFALSFDEIIVTTFTAGPGTTTLPIWILNNLFRPNQAPVVAVVAVVLIVVSVVPIWIAQRIAGEAETVR from the coding sequence GTGACCCTCAGCCCGACCTCGCGCCGAGCCCTGCTCGCCGTCACCGCCCTCGTGCTCGTGCTCATGTACGCGCCGCTGCTCGTCGTGGTCGCGAACTCCTTCAACCCCGACCCGTCGATGACGTGGCCGCCCGACGGCTTCACCACCGAGTGGTGGGTCCGGGCGTTCCACAGCGCGGGCGCCCGTGACGCGGTGCTGACGAGCGTCGAGGTGGCGCTCGCGTCGACGGCGGTCGCGCTGGTGCTCGGCACCCTCATGGCGTTCGCGCTGCAGCGCTTCCGGTTCTTCGGGCGCAACACCGTGAACCTGCTGGTGATCCTGCCGATCGCGCTGCCCGGCATCGTCACGGGCGTCGCGCTCAACAACGCGTTCCGCGGCATCCTCGCCATCGAGCTCGGCGTCGCGACCCTGGTGGTCGCGCACGCGACCTTCTGCATCGTCACCGTGTTCAACAACGTCGTCGCCCGGCTGCGGCGGATGGGCGGCAACCTCGAGGAGGCCTCGGCCGACCTCGGCGCGGGGCTCTGGACCACCTTCCGGCTGGTCACGTTCCCGCAGCTGCGCTCGGCGCTGCTCGCCGGCGGCCTGCTCGCGTTCGCGCTCAGCTTCGACGAGATCATCGTGACCACGTTCACCGCGGGCCCCGGCACCACGACGCTGCCGATCTGGATCCTCAACAACCTGTTCCGGCCCAACCAGGCGCCGGTCGTGGCCGTCGTCGCGGTCGTGCTCATCGTTGTGTCCGTCGTGCCGATCTGGATCGCCCAGCGCATCGCCGGCGAGGCCGAGACCGTCCGATGA
- a CDS encoding NAD-dependent succinate-semialdehyde dehydrogenase yields MSLYAVTNPATGEVVKEYPTATDADIEAALASAHEAYRGWSKSSTVAERAALVRRVGELHAERRQELAEIAQREMGKPLEECLGEVDFCTAIYEFYADNAERFLADEPLELLEGEGSAVVKRSAVGVLLGIMPWNFPSYQIARFAGPNLALGNTIVLKHAPQCPESAEALQKIFLDAGFPEGAYVNIYATNEQIEEIIGDKRVQGVSLTGSERAGAAVAAIAGRHLKKVVLELGGSDPFIVLGADDLDATVEQAVNARLDNTGQACNAGKRFIVVEDLYDSFLEKFTAKILEAADGIAPLSSKEAAERLADQVDRAVEQGAHLESRGERDGAFFPPGVLTGVKPGDDAFHEELFGPVGIVFKVSSEDEAVELANDTPFGLGSYVFTDDPDQAQRVADRIEAGMVFVNGVGAEGAELPFGGVKRSGFGRELGRFGIDEFVNKKMIRTIA; encoded by the coding sequence ATGAGCCTGTACGCCGTCACGAACCCCGCCACCGGCGAGGTCGTCAAGGAGTACCCCACCGCCACCGACGCCGACATCGAGGCCGCGCTCGCGTCGGCCCACGAGGCCTACCGCGGCTGGTCGAAGAGCTCGACGGTGGCCGAGCGCGCCGCGCTCGTGCGCCGCGTCGGCGAGCTGCACGCCGAGCGCCGCCAGGAGCTCGCCGAGATCGCCCAGCGCGAGATGGGCAAGCCGCTCGAGGAGTGCCTGGGCGAGGTCGACTTCTGCACGGCCATCTACGAGTTCTACGCCGACAACGCCGAGCGCTTCCTGGCCGACGAGCCGCTCGAGCTGCTCGAGGGCGAGGGCTCGGCCGTCGTCAAGCGCAGCGCCGTCGGCGTGCTGCTCGGCATCATGCCCTGGAACTTCCCGTCGTACCAGATCGCCCGCTTCGCCGGCCCGAACCTGGCGCTCGGCAACACGATCGTGCTCAAGCACGCCCCGCAGTGCCCGGAGTCGGCCGAGGCGCTGCAGAAGATCTTCCTCGACGCCGGCTTCCCCGAGGGCGCGTACGTCAACATCTACGCGACCAACGAGCAGATCGAGGAGATCATCGGCGACAAGCGCGTCCAGGGCGTGTCCCTGACCGGCTCCGAGCGGGCCGGCGCCGCCGTCGCCGCGATCGCCGGACGCCACCTCAAGAAGGTCGTGCTCGAGCTCGGCGGGTCCGACCCGTTCATCGTGCTCGGCGCCGACGACCTCGACGCCACCGTCGAGCAGGCCGTCAACGCGCGGCTCGACAACACCGGCCAGGCCTGCAACGCGGGCAAGCGCTTCATCGTCGTCGAGGACCTCTACGACTCCTTCCTGGAGAAGTTCACCGCCAAGATCCTCGAGGCGGCCGACGGCATCGCACCGCTCTCGTCGAAGGAGGCCGCCGAGCGGCTCGCCGACCAGGTCGACCGCGCCGTCGAGCAGGGCGCCCACCTGGAGAGCCGCGGCGAGCGCGACGGTGCGTTCTTCCCGCCCGGCGTGCTCACGGGCGTGAAGCCCGGTGACGACGCCTTCCACGAGGAGCTGTTCGGACCGGTCGGCATCGTGTTCAAGGTCAGCTCGGAGGACGAGGCGGTCGAGCTCGCCAACGACACGCCCTTCGGCCTGGGCTCCTACGTCTTCACCGACGACCCCGACCAGGCGCAGCGCGTCGCCGACCGCATCGAGGCGGGCATGGTGTTCGTCAACGGCGTCGGAGCCGAGGGTGCCGAGCTGCCGTTCGGCGGCGTCAAGCGGTCCGGGTTCGGTCGCGAGCTCGGACGCTTCGGCATCGACGAGTTCGTCAACAAGAAGATGATCCGCACCATCGCCTGA
- a CDS encoding quinone-dependent dihydroorotate dehydrogenase has protein sequence MVYDALFSTVFARMDPEVAHEQAFRAIRLGGRLARPLTAVPPAPRTVMGLTFPHAFGLAAGFDKNARAVPGLLGLGFGHVEVGTVTARPQPGNPRPRLFRLVDDRAVINRMGFNNDGAAVVAARLHRLRRTAVGADAVVGVNIGKTKVVPAEEAVADYVESARLLAPYASYLVVNVSSPNTPGLRDLQSVDALRPILAAVRDVTERLPQGRRVPLVVKIAPDLADADVDAVADLALELGLDGISATNTTIERPASLLADRATIDAAGAGGLSGPVLADRATEVLTRLRDRVGEQVALVGVGGVTTPDDVRDRLAAGADLVQAYTGFIYGGPLWPARLARACRP, from the coding sequence GTGGTCTACGACGCGCTGTTCTCGACGGTCTTCGCCCGCATGGACCCGGAGGTCGCGCACGAGCAGGCCTTCCGGGCCATCCGCCTCGGAGGTCGGCTCGCGCGACCGCTCACGGCGGTCCCGCCCGCGCCGCGCACGGTGATGGGGCTGACGTTCCCGCACGCCTTCGGCCTGGCCGCCGGCTTCGACAAGAACGCCCGCGCGGTGCCCGGGCTGCTGGGCCTCGGGTTCGGCCACGTCGAGGTCGGCACCGTGACCGCCCGCCCCCAGCCCGGCAACCCACGCCCCCGGCTCTTCCGGCTCGTCGACGACCGCGCCGTCATCAACCGGATGGGCTTCAACAACGACGGCGCCGCCGTCGTCGCGGCCCGGCTGCACCGTCTGCGGCGCACCGCGGTCGGGGCAGACGCCGTGGTCGGCGTCAACATCGGCAAGACGAAGGTCGTGCCGGCCGAGGAGGCCGTCGCCGACTACGTCGAGAGCGCCCGGCTGCTCGCGCCCTACGCGAGCTACCTGGTCGTCAACGTCTCCAGCCCCAACACACCGGGTCTGCGCGACCTGCAGTCGGTCGACGCGCTGCGCCCCATCCTGGCCGCCGTGCGCGACGTCACCGAGCGTCTCCCGCAGGGTCGGCGGGTGCCGCTGGTCGTCAAGATCGCCCCCGACCTCGCCGACGCCGACGTCGACGCGGTGGCCGACCTCGCGCTCGAGCTGGGGCTCGACGGCATCAGTGCCACGAACACGACCATCGAGCGTCCCGCCTCGCTGCTGGCCGACCGCGCGACGATCGACGCGGCGGGCGCGGGCGGCCTGTCCGGCCCCGTGCTGGCCGACCGGGCCACCGAGGTGCTGACCCGTCTGCGCGACCGCGTGGGGGAGCAGGTGGCGCTCGTCGGGGTGGGGGGGGTGACCACGCCCGACGACGTCCGCGACCGGCTCGCCGCGGGTGCCGACCTCGTGCAGGCCTACACCGGCTTCATCTACGGCGGACCGCTGTGGCCGGCGCGTCTCGCGCGCGCTTGCAGGCCCTGA
- the rpmG gene encoding 50S ribosomal protein L33: MASKSSDVRPKITLACTECKERNYITKKNRRNDPDRLDLKKFCPRCKTHQVHRETR, translated from the coding sequence GTGGCGAGCAAGAGCTCCGACGTTCGACCCAAGATCACCTTGGCTTGCACCGAGTGCAAGGAGCGCAACTACATCACCAAGAAGAACCGTCGCAACGATCCCGATCGTCTCGACCTCAAGAAGTTCTGCCCGCGCTGCAAGACCCACCAGGTCCACCGCGAGACCCGCTGA
- a CDS encoding UDP-N-acetylmuramate dehydrogenase: MELADVTTLRLGGPARDVVEVTTEAELVDAVRTADAAATPLLLVAGGSNLVVDDAGFDGTVVLVRTRGVQVEADACSGAQVVVQAGEPWDDLVALAVESGWVGMEALSGIPGSTGATPVQNVGAYGQEVAQTIAWVRVYDRTQQKVRTIFAVDCGFGYRHSRFKAEPGRYVVLAVAFQLRLGDLSAPIAYAELATRLGVDVGDRAPLADVRRTVLALRGSKGMVLDADDPDTWSAGSFFTNPVLDAEAAQRLPEAAPRFPQPDGSVKTSAAWLIQAAGFERGHATADGRASLSTKHTLALTNRGDASSADVLALAREVRDGVRDAFGVTLVPEPVLVGCAL, encoded by the coding sequence ATGGAGCTCGCCGACGTCACCACGCTGCGCCTGGGTGGTCCCGCCCGCGACGTCGTGGAGGTGACGACGGAGGCCGAGCTGGTCGACGCCGTCCGCACCGCCGACGCCGCCGCGACGCCGTTGCTGCTCGTGGCGGGCGGCAGCAACCTGGTCGTCGACGACGCCGGGTTCGACGGCACGGTCGTGCTGGTCCGCACCCGCGGTGTCCAGGTCGAGGCGGACGCGTGCAGCGGTGCGCAGGTCGTCGTGCAGGCGGGGGAGCCGTGGGACGACCTCGTCGCCCTCGCGGTGGAGTCGGGCTGGGTCGGCATGGAGGCGCTGTCGGGCATCCCCGGATCCACGGGCGCGACCCCGGTGCAGAACGTCGGTGCCTACGGACAGGAGGTCGCGCAGACGATCGCCTGGGTGCGGGTGTACGACCGCACCCAGCAGAAGGTGCGCACGATCTTCGCCGTCGACTGCGGCTTCGGCTACCGGCACAGCCGGTTCAAGGCCGAGCCGGGACGCTACGTCGTCCTGGCCGTCGCCTTCCAGCTGCGCCTCGGCGACCTGTCGGCCCCGATCGCCTACGCCGAGCTCGCGACGCGGCTCGGTGTCGACGTCGGCGACCGCGCCCCGCTCGCCGACGTGCGACGCACGGTGCTCGCCCTGCGCGGCTCCAAGGGCATGGTGCTCGACGCCGACGACCCCGACACCTGGAGCGCGGGCTCGTTCTTCACCAACCCCGTGCTCGACGCCGAGGCGGCCCAGCGGCTGCCCGAGGCCGCCCCCCGGTTCCCGCAGCCCGACGGCAGCGTCAAGACGAGCGCGGCATGGCTGATCCAGGCGGCGGGGTTCGAGCGCGGCCACGCCACGGCGGACGGCCGAGCCAGCCTCTCCACGAAGCACACGCTGGCCCTCACCAACCGCGGCGACGCCTCGAGCGCCGACGTCCTCGCGCTCGCCCGCGAGGTCCGCGACGGCGTGCGCGACGCGTTCGGCGTCACCCTGGTGCCCGAGCCGGTGCTCGTCGGCTGCGCGCTCTGA